A segment of the Candidatus Nitrososphaera gargensis Ga9.2 genome:
CCGACTGCAAATTAAATCCTATCGGATTCTGATAAACCCTTAATTCTTGGTACGTGTATAGTAGACACAATGCCAGACCTTCAGGACGAAGAATACATCCCAGCCCGGATAAGCTACGTGGGGTTCGTGGACCAAGTGGGACTGGAAGGAGTCGTCGTGCTCAAGTCTGAGGACGGCAAAGAGTTCCCAATGCGCGCCTTTTCCGGCGAAGTTGCAAGGCATATTTCGCGCTTTCAGGAAGGCGACAAAGGCAGCATCCCGACGATATACAACCTTGTAGAAGAGATCGCAGTGATGCAGGATCTGCTCTTGGTCGAAGTGCACGTCTACCAGAGCGGCTCTGTGCTGCGGGCAAACCTCTACTTCAAGAGCAAGAAGGATGGCGAGCTGGTGCTGCGGAACTACCGAGCTTCAGACTCGATTGCACTGGCAGCTTACTATGACATTCCAATCAAGGTAAGGAAGAACCTGTTTGAAGAAGCGATAGAGCGTTAATAATAATCGTTCTAATGGTATATAGCTCAATTACGCTAAAGCATTCGAATTCTGACAGGCCTCTATCATCTGGTATAATAATAACATCGCCAGAAAAAATTGACAACAACCTCATGCGCCGAAAGTTCTAGCCATTGCTTGCCTGCTTTGTTCAAAAATCGTCGTCACGTTCTGCGATGAAACCCATACGCATGCAAGTACTCACAGTCATGACAGACCTTCAGGTTTTCCCATTCCGGCATGTTCCAGAGCTCGCCTATGTCGTACTGCAGTATATTGTACTGCTGCGTCGGTACTGCTAGTTTCCAGCAAGGTATTCGTACCATGCCATTGGCCTGTATAGTCAGGCTTTTCCACACGCCACATTCTTTGAACATGGGTCTTCCAAAATCAACTATTTGTTTCCAGTAAAGGGGCGGCACGCCAATGAAAGGTTTGTCATGAGTCTTGGTGTAGTTCAAGATGCCCTGAGCAACCTTGCGAATAGTTTCTTGATCTGGCGACAATGTGTCAAATCCAAAGCCGCCTACCCTGTTCTCTACAAGCGCTGGCGTTATTGTGGGAATCCCAAATTCCTTGTACATGTGATCAAAGTATTCGCCAGTTATGAACTCGTCAGTGTTTCACTTTGTGATGACAGCATTAATGTACCTGTTCATCTTGTGCTCTGCGACAGCATGCAGGTTATCCATCACCCTGTGGTATTGTTCTGTAGGACGCCTCTTATCTTGCAGTACAAGTCTTTGTGTATTGAATCAACACTGACGCACAGGCTGTCGATATTTTCTTTCAGTATTTTTATGTCAAAAGTATGCAGGAACGATCTGTTGGTAACTACGGTTACTGGCAGATGCAAACTCTTCAGGTGCTGTATCAATTCAAGAAAATCCTTTCTTGAAGTAGGCTCGCCTCCTCCATTATTGACCAGATGCAATATTTGGCAGCCTTTGCCATAGCTATCTTCCATTGATCTGTATTGAGATCATGTTTTGCCGCAAATTTCAGCTGGTTCTCCTTGTTAAGATCGCTAAAGAGGCACATGGGACACACAAAGTTGCAATAATGAGTCATGCCAAACACTGCTACCAGAGGCAGCCTTCTTCCAACGATTCTATTGAATGACTATTTTCCAAGAACTCTGATTGCTTTACCGGTATCAAATGACATGCTCTCATAGAAC
Coding sequences within it:
- a CDS encoding bifunctional nuclease family protein, which gives rise to MPDLQDEEYIPARISYVGFVDQVGLEGVVVLKSEDGKEFPMRAFSGEVARHISRFQEGDKGSIPTIYNLVEEIAVMQDLLLVEVHVYQSGSVLRANLYFKSKKDGELVLRNYRASDSIALAAYYDIPIKVRKNLFEEAIER
- a CDS encoding radical SAM protein; this encodes MEDSYGKGCQILHLVNNGGGEPTSRKDFLELIQHLKSLHLPVTVVTNRSFLHTFDIKILKENIDSLCVSVDSIHKDLYCKIRGVLQNNTTG